The nucleotide sequence TGGTCAACACATAGGCGATGATCGAAACAATGCTGAGATAATAGCGCGCTGCCGGGTTATAGCGCCGTTCCAAAAACTCAGGCATGGTGAAGACACCGGATTTCAAATAGAACGGGGTAAACACCCAGCCGAGCAACAGCAGAATCAAAACCGCCAGCCATTCAAATTGCCCGACCGCCAAACCGGATTTCGAGCCGGTGCCGGCGAGTCCGAGAAAATGCTCGCTGGAAATATTGGTGGCGAACAATGAGGCGCCGATGGCGATCCAACCGACGTGACGTCCCGCCAGAAAATAGTCCGTGCGATTCGTGCCGCGTTTGCGAAAGGAGAAACCGATTGCCAGCACGAGCAGGAAGTAAACCGCCACAATGACAAAATCGAGCGTCGAAAGCGAGCCGGTCATAAGCCGCTCCTGAGTTAGGAAAGTCTGTTTGCTGCTTTATGTGAGACACGGGGGGAATTGCGCTGCCAATTTTCTGGAGGGCAGGACAATAACAATGCCAGTGCAACCGATTACATTTTTATTGAAATAAGGCCTAAAATTCGAGCCATCTGCTGGCGAAGGTTATCACATTGATAACTGGGGATTATTGGATTGATAATGTTACGTTCATTGCTTTTAAACACAATAATCGCGGCGGTCGCGTCAAGCCAGCGAAGGCCAACCGGTTGTTCATGTCATGCGTTGCGAACCTCTCCCTTGCGTATGTTTGCAATGAGAGTCTTTGACTTAAGCTCTCGTTATCGATCCCAAGTATGAACACTAGGAAACGCAGCCACTCGCTTGTTACTGTTCCAATAATTCGCGCTTGTTTCTCAGATAAAAAATTTGCTAGATTGCGACTAAGTTTCCAGCCTTTTGCTGTTGGGGTAGGCGAATTTTTCCGACGAACTAGAATTACGTTGGCTTAAAGCCGCATTTGCGAAGTGATGCGCGGAATGGATATTCACGCAAAAACGACATTTTTCACAATTGACTTCCGCAAGCTTTGACAGGTGATTCAAGCGCGGAGCTTTGCTTACCATCGAATTATCAGGCATAGTTAACCCTTCAAAGTCGCAGTTCGTATTCAATGCCGGTATACTGGCTTAAGTACTCATATTTGTAGACGAGCCGCTGCAAACGAGTGAATTGCAAAAGAAATGGTGGGCAACCGAATGAACAAACTCGAAGACTTACTTCCCCACGCCGCGGTGCGCGGCATCCTGCCCGACGCCCTGATTACGGTCGTCAATACCCAGTGGTTCGGCTCCGAAGCGCTGGAGCTAACCTACAAAGACCCGTCCGGCCGCGTCGCCAATGTTCTGCTCTATCGCCACGATGAGCCTCGGCTCAAGGTCGTAGAGCAGGGAAGGCCCTGGAGCTTCGACGGCGACGGCAGTCTCTTCCGGCTCGTCTCGGAAGCGCATCGCATTCGTCTCGCTCATTTGTTCGATCCGGTCCTGGCCGTTCATACTTCGATTGTTGAGCCGTTGCCCCACCAGATCACTGCGGTTTATGAAGTCATGCTGCCGCGCCAGCCGTTGCGTTTTCTGCTCGCCGATGATCCCGGCGCCGGCAAAACCATCATGGCCGGGCTGTTGATGAAAGAGCTGATCGCCCGCGGTGATCTTCAACGTTGTCTCGTCGTGTGTCCGGGCAGCCTTGCCGAACAGTGGCAGGACGAATTGTACCGCCGCTTTCATTTGCCCTTCGAAATTCTCACCAACGACAAGCTGGAAGCCGCGCGCACCGGCAACTGGTTTCTGGAAACGAATCTCGTTATCGCGCGCCTCGACAAACTCTCCCGCAACGAAGACGTGCAGGATAAGCTCATGGCGCCGGATTGCCGTTGGGACCTCATCGTTTGCGACGAAGCGCACAAGATGTCAGCCACGTTCTTTGGCGGCGAGACCAAGTATACCAAGCGCTACCGGCTGGGACAACTTCTTTCCACGCTCACCCGGCATTTCCTGCTCATGACCGCGACCCCGCACAACGGCAAGGAAGAAGACTTTCAGCTTTTCATGGCGCTGCTCGATGGCGACCGTTTCGAGGGCCGTTTCCGCGATGGCGTACATGCCGTGGACGTCACCGATCTCATGCGGCGCATGGTCAAAGAGAGTCTGCTCAAGTTCGATGCCACGCCGCTCTTTCCCGAACGCATTGCCTACACCGTTGCCTACAAGCTCTCCGACGCGGAAGCGCAGCTCTACAAGGAAGTCACCGACTACGTGCGAGATGAATTCAATCGCGCTGAGGCCCTGCAAAACGATAAGCGTGCCGGCACCGTCGGATTTGCGCTCACCATCCTGCAGCGCCGTTTGGCCTCCTCGCCCGAGGCGATCTATCAATCGCTGCGCCGGCGCCGGGAGCGACTCGAGAGCCGGCTGCGTGAGCAGGAGTTGCTCCAGCGCGGCGCCGAAGTCACGCCCATTCTGGCCATTCCCGAAAGCCTGCTTGATGCCGAGGATATCGAAGATCTTGAAGACGCACCCGACCACGAGGTCGAAGCCGCTGAAGAAGAAGTGCTGGACCAAGCCACGGCGGCGCGCTCGATCACTGAATTGAAAGCAGAAATCGAAATACTCAAGCGCTTGGAGGCGTTGGCGCTTGCTGTTGGACGAAGCGGCGAAGACAAGAAATGGCGCGAGTTGGCGAGTCTGCTTAACGAAATCTTCATGCCAATGACAACGGCCGGCCACGAAAGCGATGGCAATTCCCCCTTTCGCAACGCGGACGCCACCTCAAAGCCGGTGCGGGCACCGCATCAAAAGCTGGTGATCTTCACTGAGCACCGCGATACGTTGAATTATTTGCAAAATCGCATCACCGGGCTGCTCGGCCGGCACGAGGCGGTTGTCATCATTCACGGCGGCATGGGCC is from Cytophagia bacterium CHB2 and encodes:
- a CDS encoding DEAD/DEAH box helicase gives rise to the protein MNKLEDLLPHAAVRGILPDALITVVNTQWFGSEALELTYKDPSGRVANVLLYRHDEPRLKVVEQGRPWSFDGDGSLFRLVSEAHRIRLAHLFDPVLAVHTSIVEPLPHQITAVYEVMLPRQPLRFLLADDPGAGKTIMAGLLMKELIARGDLQRCLVVCPGSLAEQWQDELYRRFHLPFEILTNDKLEAARTGNWFLETNLVIARLDKLSRNEDVQDKLMAPDCRWDLIVCDEAHKMSATFFGGETKYTKRYRLGQLLSTLTRHFLLMTATPHNGKEEDFQLFMALLDGDRFEGRFRDGVHAVDVTDLMRRMVKESLLKFDATPLFPERIAYTVAYKLSDAEAQLYKEVTDYVRDEFNRAEALQNDKRAGTVGFALTILQRRLASSPEAIYQSLRRRRERLESRLREQELLQRGAEVTPILAIPESLLDAEDIEDLEDAPDHEVEAAEEEVLDQATAARSITELKAEIEILKRLEALALAVGRSGEDKKWRELASLLNEIFMPMTTAGHESDGNSPFRNADATSKPVRAPHQKLVIFTEHRDTLNYLQNRITGLLGRHEAVVIIHGGMG